The bacterium genome includes a region encoding these proteins:
- a CDS encoding MFS transporter → MFGTLFTFGSSFGQTFFISLFIPSFTQSFEISTSTFANYYGLITLTSAILLPKLGKYIDDWDLLHYATAVVVALVLGIIILTLSHHYLPFILGLFLIRMLGQGLMSHVAVTASSRYFQKNRGKALSFVLSGHPIGEALLPVTMVYLTQQMGWRTAYLTAAGFLLFALLPTAWALVKSAQVFRKIEPDSSSPTKNPLNPSYSSSNQNISKSFLFAILPSYIAVPMFITALLFHQSFIAKELGVSLSFFASCLSLFALFQIIANVLVGLLIDKYSAKLIYSFHLLPLMLAPSCLLLSSNKLSIAMYFILLGISAGYASNVKMAFVAELVPLNQLGKFKSMAVSAMVFSTSIGPALFAQIFKLWQSYNASYLFIIFYCLASGILALRSIPKVRSFYST, encoded by the coding sequence ATGTTTGGCACATTATTTACTTTTGGCTCAAGTTTTGGACAAACCTTTTTTATTTCACTTTTCATCCCATCTTTTACCCAAAGCTTTGAGATATCTACAAGCACGTTTGCAAATTACTATGGCTTAATAACTTTAACCAGTGCTATCTTACTTCCAAAGTTAGGTAAATATATAGATGACTGGGACCTCTTACATTATGCAACGGCTGTTGTTGTTGCTTTAGTTCTAGGCATTATTATACTAACTCTCAGTCATCATTATCTTCCATTTATTTTAGGCTTATTTTTGATACGGATGTTAGGGCAAGGACTCATGAGCCATGTGGCGGTTACGGCCAGTTCTAGGTATTTCCAGAAAAATCGTGGCAAAGCACTCTCATTTGTATTGAGTGGTCACCCCATTGGAGAAGCCTTGCTTCCAGTAACAATGGTATATCTAACACAACAAATGGGTTGGAGAACGGCTTATCTCACTGCTGCTGGCTTTTTGTTGTTTGCTTTATTGCCTACAGCTTGGGCTTTGGTCAAATCAGCACAAGTTTTTAGAAAAATTGAACCTGACTCCTCTTCACCAACAAAAAATCCACTAAATCCATCGTATTCAAGCTCAAATCAAAATATCTCTAAATCTTTTTTATTTGCTATCTTGCCCTCTTATATTGCTGTTCCCATGTTTATTACGGCCTTATTGTTTCACCAGAGTTTTATTGCCAAAGAATTAGGGGTTAGCTTAAGCTTTTTTGCAAGCTGTCTTAGTCTGTTTGCTCTTTTTCAAATTATAGCCAATGTTCTGGTTGGTCTACTCATTGATAAATATAGTGCAAAACTGATTTATAGTTTTCATTTACTACCTCTCATGCTTGCCCCTAGCTGCCTTCTTTTGAGCAGCAACAAACTGTCCATAGCAATGTATTTTATATTATTAGGTATTTCTGCTGGTTATGCCAGTAATGTAAAAATGGCTTTTGTTGCTGAGTTGGTTCCTCTCAATCAATTGGGTAAATTTAAAAGCATGGCTGTTTCAGCCATGGTATTTTCAACCTCAATTGGACCTGCCTTATTTGCCCAAATTTTCAAGCTCTGGCAAAGCTATAATGCAAGTTATCTATTTATTATTTTTTATTGTCTAGCCTCAGGTATTTTAGCGTTAAGAAGCATTCCTAAAGTTCGTTCATTTTATTCAACCTAG
- a CDS encoding class I SAM-dependent methyltransferase — translation MSKTPVDFFNEGMAQVYDERNRKLSPIKDALHFSSRLILKTLPEDSKVLCVGAGTGSEILYFANIFPKWRFVALEPSKSMLDVCKKKMANAGLVNRCEFIHGYINDVPTQQDFNAILSLFVGHFVEKENRIDFFKHMTQRLNIGGYLIHTEISFDLDSSKFPQMLEKWEEVQKLMGATPETLSNLPHQLREALTVLPPSITEKQMQQAGLKETIQFFQALMICGWFAKK, via the coding sequence ATGAGCAAGACACCTGTTGATTTTTTTAATGAAGGTATGGCTCAAGTTTACGATGAACGAAACCGTAAGCTCAGTCCAATAAAAGATGCCCTACATTTTTCAAGTCGTTTAATCTTAAAGACATTACCTGAAGACTCAAAAGTTCTATGTGTAGGTGCTGGAACGGGGTCTGAAATCCTTTATTTTGCCAATATCTTTCCAAAGTGGCGTTTTGTTGCTTTAGAGCCCTCAAAGTCAATGTTGGATGTATGTAAAAAAAAGATGGCTAACGCTGGTTTAGTCAACAGGTGTGAGTTTATTCATGGTTATATAAATGATGTTCCTACTCAACAAGACTTTAATGCAATTTTAAGTCTGTTTGTAGGACACTTTGTTGAAAAAGAAAACCGTATAGATTTTTTTAAGCACATGACTCAACGCCTAAACATCGGTGGATACCTAATCCACACAGAAATTAGTTTTGATCTAGATTCATCCAAGTTTCCACAAATGCTTGAAAAATGGGAAGAAGTTCAAAAACTGATGGGCGCTACACCTGAAACTTTGTCAAACCTACCTCATCAACTAAGAGAAGCCTTGACTGTTCTGCCTCCCTCAATAACAGAAAAACAAATGCAACAAGCAGGCTTGAAAGAAACCATTCAATTTTTTCAGGCCTTGATGATTTGCGGATGGTTTGCCAAAAAATAA
- a CDS encoding SDR family oxidoreductase, giving the protein MSIEKLRDKVLVVSGGSRGIGKAIALRMAKAGMRVVILGKTETPHPKVPGTIHQTVDEIKKEGGQAMAIACDVRDISQLKAVVDQTIKSYGQLDMVVNNAGAIQLQPLDQLEGKRIDLMTQINAYAPIHLIKLALPHLKKSDHAHIINICPPIDLDLKWFAKHSVYTVSKYSQSMLTLGLSEEFKDSTIAVNGLWPKTLIATAAVQNLLGGDKMIQRSRKPEIVADAAHWILSQAPEKLTGHLFLDEEVLSKAGVSDLEHYAINSDMDLQNDLYVS; this is encoded by the coding sequence ATGAGTATAGAAAAACTAAGAGATAAAGTATTAGTTGTGAGTGGTGGTAGTCGTGGCATAGGTAAAGCCATTGCTTTGCGTATGGCAAAAGCAGGCATGCGCGTGGTGATTTTAGGCAAAACAGAAACGCCACATCCTAAAGTGCCTGGAACAATTCATCAGACGGTAGATGAAATTAAAAAAGAAGGTGGCCAAGCCATGGCTATAGCTTGTGATGTCCGTGACATATCACAATTGAAAGCTGTGGTTGACCAAACCATCAAGTCTTATGGTCAATTGGATATGGTGGTGAACAATGCCGGAGCCATTCAATTACAGCCCTTGGATCAGCTTGAAGGTAAACGTATTGATTTAATGACACAAATTAATGCCTATGCTCCCATTCATTTGATAAAACTTGCCTTACCTCATCTCAAGAAAAGTGATCATGCGCATATTATTAACATTTGTCCACCCATAGATTTAGATTTGAAGTGGTTTGCAAAGCATAGTGTTTACACGGTATCTAAATATAGCCAAAGTATGCTAACATTAGGTTTGTCTGAAGAATTTAAAGACAGCACTATTGCTGTTAATGGCTTGTGGCCAAAAACCCTCATTGCTACAGCAGCGGTTCAAAATTTACTGGGTGGCGACAAGATGATTCAACGTAGTAGAAAGCCTGAAATTGTTGCTGATGCAGCACACTGGATTTTAAGTCAAGCGCCAGAAAAATTAACCGGGCATCTGTTTTTGGACGAAGAGGTATTGTCCAAAGCAGGAGTAAGTGACTTAGAGCACTATGCAATTAATTCAGATATGGATTTACAAAATGATTTGTACGTTTCTTGA
- a CDS encoding cation:proton antiporter yields MGIATDIIFLIVTAFFLGIVLQRFGQPIILGYIAAGILLGPYTGGLTVSDVHEIEKLAEIGVALLLFALGLEFSFKDLKPVKWVALLGTPLQMMLTIALGYGIGMYLGLDWKECVWLGALLSLSSTMVVLKTLMNQGWLGTLSSKVMIGMLIVQDLAIIPLMIILPQLNNPEGGVSILILALAKALAFILMMVFVGTRVFPMLLSYIARLGSKELFLLAIAALGLGVGYLTYHVGLSFAFGAFVAGIVLSESDFGHQALSDIIPLRDLFGLLFFASVGMLLDPVFVKEHAVEIVSLVILVSLGKGLIFALITKLFHYKNVVPIAVGAGLFQVGEFSFVLAQLGLSSQSISQDLYGLILNTAIVTMIITPFVSKLVPKVYALKKRFSKHEELSMSNISDKGLDKHTVIIGGGRVGSSLAKVFKKIDKSFVIIEHDHYRFLELKTKKVPVIYGDASHEVVLRSAKVDQAYSMVITVPDLVSSTNIIKKSKDLNLNLSFVARTSDVKALTVFQDLGVQNIVLPEYEASFEMLREVLLLDEMPVEDIQTHTENLRRDLFSPYFTKGGHYETLRQLKAAEQQFPLKWFQVKENSPLKTQTIASSKARSETGASIVGIIRENTAIPNPGVDERFEAGDWVAIIGNEAAQKAFSKLMV; encoded by the coding sequence ATGGGAATTGCTACAGACATTATATTTTTAATTGTAACTGCCTTTTTTTTAGGCATTGTTCTTCAACGATTTGGTCAACCTATTATTCTTGGTTATATTGCGGCGGGTATTCTTTTGGGGCCCTATACAGGGGGGCTTACCGTTTCTGATGTGCACGAAATTGAAAAATTGGCAGAAATAGGTGTTGCTCTTTTGCTGTTTGCTTTGGGCCTAGAGTTTTCATTTAAAGATTTAAAACCAGTAAAGTGGGTGGCTTTATTGGGAACCCCTCTGCAAATGATGTTAACCATTGCTTTAGGCTATGGGATTGGCATGTATTTGGGGCTAGACTGGAAAGAATGTGTTTGGCTGGGGGCATTGCTTTCTCTTTCAAGTACCATGGTTGTATTAAAAACTTTAATGAACCAGGGCTGGTTGGGAACACTTTCCAGTAAAGTCATGATTGGTATGCTCATTGTTCAGGACTTGGCCATCATTCCGCTGATGATTATACTGCCTCAGTTAAATAACCCTGAGGGTGGTGTGTCTATTTTAATTCTTGCTTTAGCAAAAGCCCTGGCATTTATTCTGATGATGGTTTTTGTGGGCACACGAGTATTTCCCATGCTCTTATCTTATATTGCTAGACTTGGATCTAAAGAGCTTTTTCTCTTAGCTATAGCAGCACTGGGCTTGGGTGTGGGTTACCTTACCTATCATGTAGGGCTGTCTTTTGCTTTTGGAGCATTTGTGGCAGGTATAGTTTTAAGTGAATCAGACTTTGGTCATCAAGCTTTGAGTGATATTATCCCTTTGCGAGATCTTTTTGGCCTTTTGTTTTTTGCATCTGTTGGAATGTTGCTGGACCCGGTATTTGTTAAAGAGCATGCGGTAGAAATTGTGTCCTTGGTAATTTTGGTAAGTCTGGGAAAAGGGCTGATTTTTGCCTTGATAACCAAGCTGTTTCATTATAAAAATGTTGTTCCCATAGCTGTTGGCGCCGGATTATTTCAAGTGGGTGAGTTTTCTTTTGTACTTGCACAGTTAGGTTTGTCTAGCCAATCTATCTCACAAGACTTGTATGGATTAATTTTAAATACAGCCATTGTGACCATGATTATTACTCCATTTGTTTCAAAACTGGTTCCTAAAGTCTACGCCTTGAAAAAACGTTTCTCAAAACATGAAGAGCTATCTATGTCCAATATCAGCGACAAGGGTTTAGATAAGCATACGGTTATTATTGGTGGCGGAAGAGTTGGGTCTAGTCTTGCTAAAGTTTTTAAGAAAATAGATAAGTCATTTGTTATTATTGAACATGATCATTATCGTTTCTTAGAGTTAAAAACCAAAAAAGTTCCAGTCATTTATGGTGATGCCAGTCATGAAGTTGTTCTAAGGTCAGCAAAAGTAGATCAAGCCTACAGTATGGTCATCACTGTTCCTGACTTAGTGAGCAGTACAAATATTATAAAAAAGTCAAAAGACCTTAATCTAAATTTATCTTTTGTTGCAAGAACGTCTGATGTTAAGGCTTTAACGGTATTCCAAGATTTAGGTGTTCAAAATATTGTATTGCCTGAATATGAAGCAAGTTTTGAAATGTTAAGAGAAGTTTTGTTACTTGATGAAATGCCCGTAGAAGATATTCAAACACATACTGAGAATCTACGTCGTGATCTTTTTTCACCTTACTTTACCAAAGGTGGACATTATGAAACCTTAAGACAGCTTAAAGCTGCTGAACAACAGTTTCCTTTAAAATGGTTTCAAGTTAAGGAAAATAGTCCATTGAAAACGCAAACAATTGCCAGCTCTAAAGCACGTTCAGAAACAGGGGCTTCTATTGTTGGTATCATTCGTGAAAATACAGCTATACCCAATCCAGGAGTTGATGAGAGATTTGAAGCGGGGGATTGGGTTGCCATCATTGGCAATGAAGCGGCTCAAAAAGCTTTTTCAAAGCTAATGGTTTGA
- a CDS encoding SDR family oxidoreductase, translated as MNIAIIGANRGIGLELVNHYTQAGHEVYAFCRNTSKALEKLNPKQIITDFDVQKIDVVKKLQSNIKDIHFDDVIHVAGILKSDQFDSLDKNNLLEQFEVNAVGPILSFKFFLPHMDKGSKFSILSSRMGSITDNSSGNNYGYRMSKAAVNMAAKNLSIDAKDKEISVLILHPGYVKTDMTQHNGHISAAESAQQIAKLIEDKDFTDTGTFWHANGEPLPW; from the coding sequence ATGAATATTGCAATTATTGGCGCAAACAGAGGTATTGGTTTAGAGCTGGTTAACCACTACACGCAAGCTGGACATGAAGTTTATGCATTTTGCAGGAATACATCTAAAGCTTTAGAAAAACTTAATCCTAAACAAATTATCACGGACTTTGATGTACAGAAAATAGATGTTGTGAAAAAGTTACAGTCAAATATAAAGGATATTCATTTTGATGATGTGATTCACGTTGCAGGAATACTTAAAAGTGATCAATTTGACTCTCTAGATAAAAATAATTTGCTTGAACAGTTTGAAGTCAATGCTGTAGGGCCAATTTTATCCTTTAAGTTTTTCCTTCCCCATATGGATAAAGGATCGAAATTTTCTATACTGAGTAGCAGAATGGGTTCAATTACAGATAACAGCTCTGGAAATAATTATGGTTATAGAATGTCAAAAGCGGCAGTCAATATGGCAGCAAAAAATTTAAGTATTGATGCAAAAGATAAAGAAATCAGTGTTTTGATTCTTCATCCAGGTTACGTTAAAACCGATATGACGCAACATAATGGTCATATCAGCGCAGCTGAATCTGCACAACAGATAGCCAAACTTATTGAAGACAAAGATTTTACAGATACCGGAACCTTTTGGCACGCTAATGGTGAACCATTGCCCTGGTAG
- a CDS encoding DEAD/DEAH box helicase: MYQLRDYQKQAVDSTIAYFKKKRNPGLIVLPTGAGKSLVIAELARVAKGRVLVLAHVKELVEQNHAKFESYGLKAGVYSAGLNKKQSAEKVIFGGIQSVANAPDSFFEAFTLLVIDECHRVNIDADTQYGKVIQKLKEKNKDICVLGLTATPYRTNLGWLYNYADTGEIKTTEPRFFQHCIFELPLHYMIKHGYLTPPVKVDIPVTCYDFSELAQPGKLYTTKEVDELLKQQRSLTPLIIKNIIDIAEKYDRQGVMIFSSTVKHARDILEYLPKDNARLIIGETEAQDRDQIIEDFKQKKFKYLVNVSVLTTGFDAPHVDVIAILRPTESISLYQQIIGRGLRLDKHKTDCFVLDYTGMSYDIYSPQISERKTTSNAVPVLIECPQCAFENTFWGIVDDEGNVVEHYGRKCKGGVFDDESYSIKACGYRFRFKICEKCGEQNDLTARACTQCQHELVSAEEKLKQAKLSKTAHVLIPDHVEWQKRKDKHGNDFLQIKYYDFDANALSEYYYLNNRTSLQKFHINFLRSHMKRPEKKLHINSIEDVISAQNHFRVPAFIIARKQDKFWKITEKIFAEEVNLNIRY; the protein is encoded by the coding sequence ATGTATCAACTCAGAGACTATCAGAAACAAGCTGTTGACAGCACCATTGCCTACTTTAAAAAGAAGCGTAATCCGGGTTTAATTGTTTTGCCCACGGGTGCGGGAAAAAGTTTGGTGATTGCCGAGTTGGCCCGTGTTGCCAAAGGCAGGGTTTTGGTCTTGGCGCATGTCAAAGAATTGGTTGAGCAGAATCATGCTAAGTTTGAAAGTTATGGGTTAAAAGCCGGAGTTTATTCTGCCGGTTTAAATAAAAAGCAAAGCGCTGAAAAAGTTATTTTTGGTGGGATACAGTCTGTTGCCAATGCGCCGGACAGTTTTTTTGAGGCTTTTACTTTATTGGTAATTGATGAGTGTCACAGAGTGAATATTGATGCCGACACACAATACGGCAAAGTGATCCAGAAACTTAAAGAAAAAAATAAGGATATATGTGTTTTAGGCTTAACCGCAACGCCGTACAGAACAAACTTGGGTTGGCTTTACAATTATGCGGATACGGGTGAAATTAAAACAACGGAACCAAGGTTTTTTCAGCACTGTATTTTTGAACTGCCATTGCACTACATGATCAAGCATGGCTATTTAACGCCACCGGTAAAGGTTGATATTCCAGTCACCTGCTATGATTTTTCTGAACTGGCTCAACCGGGTAAACTCTATACAACAAAAGAAGTGGATGAATTGCTAAAGCAACAACGAAGCTTAACACCCTTAATCATTAAAAATATCATAGATATTGCTGAAAAGTATGATCGCCAAGGGGTTATGATCTTTAGCAGTACAGTCAAACATGCTCGTGATATTCTTGAGTATTTGCCCAAAGATAATGCGCGTTTGATTATTGGAGAAACCGAAGCTCAAGATCGAGATCAGATCATTGAAGATTTTAAGCAAAAAAAATTTAAATACTTGGTGAACGTATCTGTTTTAACGACAGGCTTTGATGCTCCACACGTTGATGTAATTGCTATTTTAAGACCCACAGAATCAATAAGCTTGTATCAACAAATAATTGGTAGAGGCTTGCGTTTGGATAAACATAAAACAGATTGTTTTGTTTTAGACTATACAGGCATGAGCTATGATATATACAGCCCACAAATCAGTGAAAGAAAAACCACGTCCAACGCTGTTCCTGTCTTGATTGAATGCCCGCAATGTGCATTTGAAAATACTTTTTGGGGTATTGTGGATGATGAAGGCAATGTTGTAGAGCATTATGGAAGAAAGTGCAAAGGGGGTGTGTTTGACGATGAGAGCTATAGCATAAAAGCATGTGGATACAGGTTTAGATTTAAGATCTGTGAAAAATGTGGTGAGCAAAATGATCTAACAGCAAGGGCATGTACACAGTGTCAACATGAGTTGGTCAGTGCCGAAGAAAAACTAAAGCAAGCCAAATTGTCAAAGACAGCCCATGTTTTAATTCCTGATCATGTTGAGTGGCAAAAAAGAAAAGATAAACATGGCAATGATTTTTTACAAATCAAGTACTATGATTTTGATGCCAATGCTTTATCAGAATATTACTATTTAAATAACAGAACCAGTTTGCAAAAATTTCATATTAATTTTTTACGCTCGCATATGAAAAGACCAGAAAAAAAGTTGCATATAAACTCTATTGAGGATGTAATTTCAGCACAAAATCATTTTAGAGTGCCAGCTTTTATCATAGCTCGTAAACAGGATAAGTTTTGGAAAATAACAGAAAAAATCTTTGCTGAAGAAGTAAATCTAAATATAAGGTATTAA
- a CDS encoding Glu/Leu/Phe/Val dehydrogenase, producing the protein MKKLSFFKQVELSFDRAAKYTSFSKDILDQIKKTNSIIHIHFPIKKDDGSIEVIEAWRAQHSHHRSPCKGGIRFSTIANEDEVKALAALMTYKCAIVDVPFGGAKGAVKIDSRNYSEAELERIVRRLTFELYNKRFIGPGIDVPAPDYGSGAREMAWISDTYKSLSNELNAIACVTGKPVTQGGIRGRAEATGLGVAFGLKEFCENKTIAQAYGVEHGIRNKRIAIQGLGNVGYFSALFLSQFGAKIVAVSEYEGMISNEQGLDIEALYKYRKQEGTIEKFPGGQFTKNREDVFSYECDILIPAALEAQINSENYNVIKARVIAEAANGPVTDEASQKLFEKGVVIIPDVYLNAGGVTVSYFEWIKNLSHIRLGRIERRYDQKSFNNMAALVSEITGTTIDSEKIDEYANHGGEKNLVASGLEETMINSLHELFEVCQSKDFAIDLRTAAFISAINKIAISYEENGIFP; encoded by the coding sequence ATGAAAAAGTTGAGTTTTTTTAAACAGGTAGAACTTAGTTTTGATCGAGCGGCAAAATATACCAGTTTTTCAAAAGATATTTTAGATCAAATTAAAAAGACAAATTCTATCATTCATATTCATTTCCCAATTAAAAAAGATGATGGATCAATTGAGGTTATAGAAGCTTGGCGAGCTCAACACAGCCATCATCGATCACCGTGTAAAGGCGGTATTCGTTTTTCTACTATTGCCAATGAAGATGAAGTAAAAGCTTTGGCTGCCTTGATGACCTATAAATGTGCAATCGTCGACGTTCCTTTTGGGGGAGCCAAAGGAGCTGTCAAAATTGACTCAAGAAATTATTCAGAAGCAGAATTAGAAAGAATTGTAAGGCGCTTGACTTTTGAGTTGTACAATAAAAGATTTATTGGTCCTGGTATTGATGTTCCAGCTCCTGACTATGGCTCAGGAGCTCGTGAAATGGCTTGGATTTCTGATACCTACAAGTCTTTAAGTAATGAGTTGAATGCTATTGCATGTGTTACGGGTAAGCCGGTGACACAGGGAGGTATTAGAGGAAGAGCTGAGGCTACTGGCTTGGGTGTAGCATTTGGATTAAAAGAATTTTGTGAAAACAAAACCATTGCTCAAGCATATGGTGTTGAGCACGGTATTCGAAACAAACGTATTGCTATTCAAGGTCTGGGGAATGTAGGTTATTTCAGTGCTTTGTTTTTAAGTCAATTTGGTGCAAAAATTGTTGCAGTATCTGAATATGAGGGGATGATTAGCAATGAACAAGGTTTAGATATTGAAGCTTTATACAAGTATAGAAAACAAGAGGGTACAATTGAGAAGTTTCCAGGCGGACAATTCACAAAAAATCGTGAGGATGTGTTTTCATATGAGTGCGATATTTTGATTCCCGCAGCTTTAGAAGCACAGATCAATTCTGAGAATTATAATGTGATTAAAGCTAGAGTAATTGCGGAAGCGGCAAATGGTCCAGTGACAGATGAAGCCAGTCAAAAGCTTTTTGAAAAGGGAGTTGTGATTATTCCGGATGTTTACTTGAACGCTGGAGGTGTTACTGTCTCTTATTTTGAGTGGATCAAAAATTTATCACATATTCGTTTGGGAAGAATTGAGCGCCGCTATGATCAAAAGAGCTTTAATAATATGGCTGCTCTGGTATCAGAAATCACGGGCACAACAATTGACTCAGAAAAAATAGATGAGTATGCAAATCATGGAGGTGAAAAAAACCTTGTGGCTTCAGGCTTAGAAGAGACAATGATTAACAGTTTGCATGAGTTGTTTGAGGTTTGTCAATCTAAAGATTTTGCCATCGATTTAAGAACAGCGGCCTTTATCAGTGCAATTAATAAAATTGCAATCAGTTATGAAGAAAACGGAATTTTCCCATAA
- a CDS encoding ABC-F family ATP-binding cassette domain-containing protein: MSSPLLSVHQLSQSHGAKSLFKNLSFSIQHQDRIGLLGPNGAGKTTLLNIIAGQLKADAGQVIYTQNLKLGYLEQSPSFQHATIEEELLAVLDDAFDKRQRSMAEELISRLGLDSDRFDRHAEIKTLSGGQQKRVALARALLKQPDLLILDEPTNHLDIESLLWLEDYLEQQKNLTLLCVSHDRLFLQNVCHTIFDLDPKYKEGLLKIEGSYDQYLNHKESVLAAQESFEASQANILRRETAWLQRGAKARTTKAKARIDKTQALKTEVDALRELNKKRDLSIEFSVNQKLPKKLIEAKKISKAYADKILFKNFDLSLMAGSRIALLGKNGVGKTTLIRCLLGEEAIDTGSIDRAENLFANYIDQTRAGLDQEKSLMENLDSQGGHVFVNGTPWFVDAYLNRFNFKKEQFTMPVKALSGGEKARLMLAKLMLKPSPVIVLDEPTNDLDIETLDVLRDALKSYTGAVILVTHDRLFMEQVCDSIIAFTDKNDLLNEEEGQLIRFESYLQWQDWKEQQKKQHQAKLEQAKQTQKKRSNNVLKMSYKESYELEHIEEKILEKEAQLESVKTDLASDAVVSNPEKLIELSKQQESLESEVESMYQRWAELDEKQKLCSK, from the coding sequence ATGTCAAGTCCTCTTTTAAGTGTTCATCAATTAAGCCAGTCTCATGGTGCTAAAAGTCTTTTTAAAAACTTAAGTTTTTCAATTCAGCATCAAGATAGAATTGGATTGTTGGGACCCAATGGTGCAGGGAAAACCACATTATTGAATATTATTGCGGGGCAGTTAAAAGCGGACGCTGGGCAGGTTATTTATACTCAAAATTTAAAATTAGGCTACTTGGAACAATCTCCCAGTTTTCAACATGCAACAATCGAAGAAGAACTTTTAGCGGTTTTAGACGATGCATTTGATAAACGTCAACGATCAATGGCAGAAGAACTCATCTCTCGTTTAGGTTTAGATTCTGATAGGTTTGACAGACATGCAGAAATTAAAACATTATCTGGTGGGCAACAAAAAAGAGTGGCGCTGGCTAGAGCTTTATTGAAACAACCCGATTTATTAATCTTAGATGAACCGACCAACCATCTTGATATAGAAAGTTTATTGTGGCTGGAAGACTACCTTGAACAACAAAAAAACTTAACATTATTATGTGTTAGCCATGACCGGTTGTTTTTACAAAATGTCTGTCACACTATTTTTGATTTAGACCCAAAATACAAAGAGGGTTTGTTAAAAATTGAGGGGTCTTACGATCAGTACTTAAACCACAAAGAAAGCGTTTTAGCAGCGCAGGAGTCTTTTGAAGCAAGTCAAGCCAATATCCTCAGAAGAGAAACAGCTTGGCTGCAACGTGGAGCCAAAGCCAGAACTACCAAAGCCAAGGCACGAATAGATAAAACACAAGCATTAAAAACAGAGGTGGATGCTTTACGTGAACTGAATAAAAAACGTGACCTTAGTATTGAGTTTTCAGTCAATCAAAAGTTACCTAAAAAACTGATTGAAGCTAAAAAAATATCAAAAGCTTATGCGGATAAAATCTTATTTAAAAATTTTGATTTGAGCTTGATGGCCGGTTCAAGGATAGCGCTCTTGGGTAAAAATGGCGTGGGTAAAACAACTTTGATTCGCTGTTTGTTGGGTGAAGAAGCCATTGATACAGGCAGCATTGATAGAGCCGAGAATTTATTTGCCAATTATATTGACCAAACCAGAGCAGGTTTAGACCAGGAAAAAAGCTTGATGGAAAATTTAGACAGTCAAGGCGGCCATGTTTTTGTCAATGGAACGCCTTGGTTTGTTGATGCCTATTTAAATCGATTTAATTTTAAAAAAGAACAGTTCACTATGCCTGTTAAAGCTTTATCTGGAGGAGAAAAAGCACGTTTGATGCTGGCCAAATTAATGCTCAAACCATCACCTGTAATTGTTCTAGATGAGCCTACCAATGATTTGGATATAGAAACCTTGGATGTGTTAAGAGATGCTTTAAAAAGTTATACTGGGGCAGTCATTTTGGTTACGCATGACAGGTTATTCATGGAGCAGGTCTGTGATAGTATCATTGCCTTTACAGATAAAAACGATTTATTGAACGAAGAAGAAGGGCAGTTGATTCGTTTTGAGTCGTATTTGCAATGGCAAGATTGGAAAGAACAGCAAAAAAAACAACATCAAGCCAAGTTAGAACAAGCAAAACAGACCCAAAAAAAGCGTTCCAATAATGTTTTAAAGATGAGCTATAAAGAAAGCTATGAGTTAGAGCATATTGAAGAAAAAATTCTGGAAAAAGAAGCTCAGCTTGAATCAGTGAAAACTGACCTTGCAAGTGACGCAGTGGTCAGTAATCCAGAAAAATTAATAGAACTTTCTAAGCAACAGGAAAGCTTAGAAAGTGAAGTTGAAAGTATGTATCAACGCTGGGCTGAACTGGATGAAAAGCAAAAGCTGTGTTCCAAGTAA
- a CDS encoding CsbD family protein — MNKEIVKGNWNQVKGKFKEKWGEISHDDVDRLEGNYDQIIGKIQQAYGKSKEEAEHEFNSWMNEHKS; from the coding sequence ATGAATAAAGAAATTGTAAAAGGAAATTGGAATCAAGTAAAAGGTAAATTTAAAGAGAAGTGGGGAGAAATATCACATGATGATGTAGATCGTTTGGAAGGTAATTATGATCAAATCATTGGTAAAATTCAACAAGCATATGGTAAAAGCAAAGAAGAAGCTGAGCATGAATTTAACAGTTGGATGAATGAGCATAAAAGTTAA